The Burkholderiaceae bacterium genome contains a region encoding:
- a CDS encoding prepilin-type N-terminal cleavage/methylation domain-containing protein, translating into MHTKQARGFTLIEVMITVAIVAILAAIAYPSYLEQIAKGKRSECRSGALQTMQQEERYFGQYNTYIAASAPPAAAKVKNFSGDNAASSACTISAVICDTGQTVAQCIEARSTPKYSDPKGIEYLYVDSNGARGCSIGGTRTTTEKACW; encoded by the coding sequence ATGCACACCAAGCAAGCACGCGGGTTCACGCTGATCGAGGTGATGATCACGGTGGCGATCGTGGCCATTTTGGCGGCCATCGCCTATCCCTCCTATCTCGAACAGATTGCCAAGGGCAAGCGCTCGGAGTGTCGCTCGGGCGCCTTGCAGACCATGCAGCAGGAAGAGCGCTACTTCGGCCAGTACAACACCTACATCGCGGCCAGCGCGCCGCCGGCGGCGGCCAAGGTCAAGAACTTCTCGGGTGACAACGCGGCCAGCAGCGCATGCACGATCTCGGCGGTCATCTGCGACACGGGCCAGACCGTGGCTCAATGCATCGAGGCGCGCTCGACACCCAAGTACAGCGACCCGAAGGGTATTGAGTACCTCTACGTGGACAGCAACGGCGCGCGTGGCTGCTCCATCGGCGGTACGCGCACCACGACGGAGAAAGCATGCTGGTAG
- a CDS encoding GspH/FimT family pseudopilin has translation MLVDRLSSRGSSRRSKGFTLIELMVVVAMVAILATLAAPSLREFAANQALAGATSDLIGASMTARSAAISRNARVVLEPASGSDWLSGWRIYIDKNGDFSYVAADDELIATGTPLPDSVGINASPSSNCTNKTKFAYGADGFLYVGGVYGNGGIPLKSTVTSRDRCVVFDKIGRTRICGQGADAC, from the coding sequence ATGCTGGTAGACCGACTTTCTTCGCGCGGCTCGAGCCGGCGCTCAAAGGGGTTCACCCTGATCGAGCTGATGGTCGTGGTGGCCATGGTGGCCATCCTGGCCACGCTGGCCGCGCCGTCCCTGCGTGAGTTTGCGGCCAACCAGGCCTTGGCGGGGGCCACGTCGGACTTGATCGGTGCGAGCATGACCGCACGCAGTGCAGCCATCAGCCGCAACGCCAGGGTGGTGCTGGAGCCCGCATCGGGTTCGGATTGGCTCAGCGGCTGGCGCATCTACATCGACAAGAATGGAGACTTCAGTTACGTTGCCGCAGACGACGAACTGATCGCCACCGGTACGCCGCTGCCTGATTCGGTGGGGATCAACGCCAGCCCCTCCAGCAATTGCACCAACAAGACGAAGTTCGCCTACGGCGCGGACGGGTTTCTCTACGTTGGCGGTGTGTATGGCAATGGCGGTATCCCGCTGAAGTCCACGGTAACCAGCCGAGATCGGTGCGTGGTGTTCGACAAGATCGGCCGCACCCGTATTTGCGGCCAGGGCGCCGACGCCTGTTAG
- a CDS encoding glutamyl-tRNA reductase: MAVWALGLNHNTAPLDLRGRFAFALDAIAPALKGLREQHLRHPEAAILSTCNRTEVYCASEQVQTDHTLGWLAQAGHVPVDALRQHTYTLQGDATARHAFRVASGLDSMVLGEPQILGQLKDAVRAAEDAGALGSTLSQLFQRSFAVAKQVRSSTEIGAHSISMAAAAVRLAGNLFEDLGRTRVLFVGAGEMIELAATHFAARQPLSIAIANRTLERGEKLASRFGAQVMRLAELPERLHEFDIVVSCTASQLPILGLGAVERTLKRRRHRPMFMVDLAVPRDIEPEIKQLPDVYLYTVDDLAQVVQTGQASRQAAVAQAEVIIDAGVQSFMHWLDQRDPARGTVPLIRQLNAQADQWRALELARARKRLAKGEDVEAVLEALSRGLTQKMLHGAMAELHAAAPEARDDTAQAIERLFLRGDRLPNQGKN, from the coding sequence ATGGCCGTCTGGGCATTGGGACTCAACCACAACACCGCGCCGCTCGATCTGCGCGGTCGTTTTGCGTTTGCACTCGACGCCATCGCGCCCGCACTCAAGGGCCTGCGCGAGCAGCACCTGCGCCACCCCGAGGCCGCCATCCTGTCCACCTGCAACCGCACCGAGGTGTATTGCGCGTCCGAGCAGGTGCAGACCGACCACACCCTGGGCTGGCTGGCGCAGGCCGGCCACGTGCCGGTCGACGCGCTGCGCCAGCACACCTACACCCTGCAGGGCGACGCCACCGCGCGCCACGCCTTTCGCGTCGCCAGCGGGCTGGACAGCATGGTGCTGGGCGAGCCGCAAATCCTGGGCCAACTGAAGGACGCCGTGCGCGCCGCCGAGGACGCCGGCGCCCTGGGCAGCACCCTCAGCCAGCTGTTTCAGCGCAGCTTTGCCGTCGCCAAGCAGGTGCGCAGCTCGACCGAGATCGGCGCCCACTCCATCAGCATGGCCGCCGCCGCCGTGCGCCTGGCGGGCAACCTGTTCGAGGACCTGGGCCGCACGCGCGTGCTGTTCGTCGGCGCCGGCGAAATGATCGAGCTGGCCGCCACCCACTTTGCCGCGCGCCAGCCGCTGTCCATCGCCATCGCCAACCGCACGCTCGAGCGCGGCGAAAAGCTGGCCAGCCGCTTTGGCGCCCAGGTCATGCGCCTGGCCGAGCTGCCCGAGCGCCTGCACGAGTTCGACATCGTCGTCAGCTGCACCGCCAGCCAACTGCCCATCCTCGGCCTGGGCGCCGTCGAGCGCACCCTCAAACGGCGCCGCCACCGCCCCATGTTCATGGTCGACCTGGCCGTGCCGCGCGACATCGAGCCCGAGATCAAGCAGCTGCCCGACGTCTACCTGTACACCGTCGACGACCTGGCCCAGGTGGTGCAAACCGGCCAGGCCAGCCGCCAGGCCGCCGTGGCGCAAGCCGAGGTCATCATCGACGCCGGCGTGCAAAGCTTCATGCACTGGCTGGACCAGCGCGACCCCGCCCGCGGCACGGTGCCCCTCATCCGCCAGCTCAACGCCCAGGCCGACCAATGGCGCGCGCTGGAACTGGCCCGCGCCCGCAAGCGCCTGGCCAAGGGCGAGGACGTCGAGGCCGTGCTGGAAGCCCTGTCGCGCGGGCTGACGCAAAAGATGCTGCACGGCGCCATGGCCGAGCTGCACGCCGCCGCGCCCGAGGCGCGCGACGACACGGCGCAGGCCATCGAGCGGTTGTTCTTGCGGGGTGACCGCTTGCCCAACCAGGGCAAGAACTAA
- the ugpQ gene encoding glycerophosphodiester phosphodiesterase has protein sequence MTPWPYPFWIAHRGAGKLAPENTLAAFRHGAAQGYRMFECDAKLSADGVLFLLHDDTLERTTNGQGIAGKQPWGALAQLDAGSWHSRAYAGEPLPTLERIARFCLRNRYHLDIEIKPTPGLEESTGQAVATLAARLWQGAAVPPLLTSFKPASLAGARQAAPQLPRGLLLDTLWDGWLDTARQLGCVAIVCNHALWDAGTVAQVKAAGMRALSYTVNDEWAAQRLIDLGTDGVVTDRVDLFSPAASP, from the coding sequence ATGACCCCCTGGCCCTACCCCTTCTGGATCGCCCACCGCGGCGCCGGCAAGCTGGCGCCCGAGAACACGCTGGCCGCCTTTCGCCACGGCGCGGCGCAGGGCTACCGCATGTTCGAGTGCGACGCCAAGCTGTCGGCCGACGGCGTGCTGTTTCTGCTGCACGACGACACGCTGGAGCGCACGACCAACGGCCAGGGCATCGCCGGCAAGCAGCCCTGGGGCGCGCTGGCCCAGCTGGACGCCGGCAGCTGGCATTCGCGCGCCTACGCCGGCGAGCCGCTGCCCACGCTGGAGCGCATCGCCCGCTTTTGCCTGCGCAACCGGTACCACCTGGACATCGAGATCAAGCCCACCCCGGGCCTGGAAGAGTCCACCGGCCAGGCCGTCGCCACCCTGGCCGCGCGCCTGTGGCAGGGCGCCGCCGTGCCGCCGCTGCTGACCTCCTTCAAGCCCGCATCGCTGGCCGGCGCCCGGCAGGCCGCGCCGCAACTGCCGCGCGGCCTGCTGCTGGACACGCTGTGGGACGGCTGGCTGGACACCGCCCGGCAGCTGGGCTGCGTGGCCATCGTCTGCAACCACGCGCTGTGGGACGCGGGCACCGTCGCCCAGGTCAAGGCCGCCGGCATGCGGGCCTTGAGCTACACCGTCAACGACGAATGGGCCGCCCAGCGCCTCATCGATCTGGGCACCGACGGCGTGGTGACCGACCGGGTGGACCTGTTCAGCCCGGCGGCGTCGCCCTGA
- the ugpC gene encoding sn-glycerol-3-phosphate ABC transporter ATP-binding protein UgpC, with protein MAAIQFNNVIKRYGSGPKANQVIHGVTAHVDDGEFVVIVGPSGCGKSTLLRMVAGLEEITEGEISIGERVVNDLEPSERDIAMVFQNYALYPHMSVFDNMAYGLKIKKVPASDIRARVDKAAGILELGGLLQRKPRELSGGQRQRVAMGRAIVRQPQVFLFDEPLSNLDAKLRAQTRLEIEKLHRELGITSLFVTHDQVEAMTLAQRMIVMNAGRMEQFGTPDEVYHRPASTFVAGFIGAPPMNLLTGIEGVREGVLLGIRPEHLRVADSGGWQLHVQTVEMLGAERLIYGHLNGPQGPWTILRMNETEAPPAPGQQLHVLPLEDRIHGFDAATGLRIEA; from the coding sequence ATGGCCGCCATCCAATTCAACAACGTCATCAAGCGCTACGGCAGCGGCCCCAAGGCCAACCAGGTCATCCACGGCGTGACCGCCCACGTCGACGACGGCGAGTTCGTCGTCATCGTCGGCCCCTCGGGCTGCGGCAAGTCCACCCTGCTGCGCATGGTGGCGGGGCTGGAGGAGATCACCGAAGGCGAGATCTCGATCGGCGAGCGCGTGGTCAACGACCTGGAGCCGTCCGAGCGCGACATCGCCATGGTGTTCCAGAACTACGCGCTGTACCCGCACATGAGCGTGTTCGACAACATGGCCTATGGGCTGAAGATCAAGAAGGTGCCCGCCAGCGACATCCGTGCCCGGGTGGACAAGGCCGCCGGCATCCTGGAGCTGGGCGGCCTGCTGCAACGCAAGCCGCGCGAACTGTCGGGCGGCCAGCGCCAGCGCGTGGCCATGGGGCGCGCCATCGTGCGCCAGCCGCAGGTTTTCCTGTTCGACGAGCCGCTGTCCAACCTGGACGCCAAGCTGCGCGCGCAGACCCGGCTGGAGATCGAGAAGCTGCACCGCGAGCTGGGCATCACGTCCCTCTTCGTCACCCACGACCAGGTCGAGGCCATGACCCTGGCCCAGCGCATGATCGTGATGAACGCCGGCCGCATGGAGCAGTTCGGCACGCCCGACGAGGTCTACCACCGCCCGGCCAGCACCTTCGTGGCCGGCTTCATCGGCGCGCCGCCCATGAACCTGCTGACCGGCATCGAAGGCGTGCGCGAAGGCGTGCTGCTGGGCATCCGCCCCGAGCACCTGCGCGTGGCCGACTCCGGCGGCTGGCAATTGCACGTGCAGACCGTGGAGATGCTGGGCGCCGAGCGCCTGATCTACGGCCACCTGAACGGCCCGCAAGGCCCCTGGACCATTTTGCGCATGAACGAAACCGAGGCGCCGCCGGCGCCCGGCCAGCAGTTGCACGTGCTGCCGCTGGAAGACCGCATCCACGGCTTCGATGCCGCCACGGGCCTGCGCATCGAAGCCTGA
- the ugpE gene encoding sn-glycerol-3-phosphate ABC transporter permease UgpE: MVERRPVLDFVSHAVLILGVAVVAFPVFIAIVMSTQTADQIAGSNPLSLVPGGNIVESYRLALMGGKTHSGSTIAAGWPMLWVSFVVAMVIALGKIAISIISAFAIVYFRFPFRGLVFWTIFITLMLPVEVRIGPTYQVVADLRLINTYAGLTVPLIASATATFLFRQFFLTVPDELAEAARIDGAGPMRFFKDILLPLSKTSMAALFVIQFIYGWNQYLWPLIATTSEDMYPIVLGIKRAIFGEIYVEWNVVMATAILAMLPPAVVVILMQKWFVKGLVDTEK; this comes from the coding sequence ATGGTTGAACGCCGCCCCGTGCTGGACTTCGTCTCCCACGCCGTGCTCATCCTGGGCGTGGCGGTGGTGGCGTTTCCGGTGTTCATCGCCATCGTCATGTCCACCCAGACGGCCGACCAGATCGCCGGCAGCAACCCGCTGTCGCTGGTGCCGGGCGGCAACATCGTCGAGAGCTACCGCCTGGCCCTGATGGGCGGCAAGACCCACAGCGGCTCCACCATTGCGGCCGGCTGGCCCATGCTGTGGGTGAGCTTCGTGGTGGCCATGGTGATCGCGCTGGGCAAGATCGCCATTTCCATCATCTCGGCCTTTGCCATCGTCTACTTCCGCTTTCCCTTCCGCGGCCTGGTGTTCTGGACCATCTTCATCACCCTGATGCTGCCGGTGGAGGTGCGCATCGGCCCGACCTACCAGGTGGTGGCCGACCTGCGCCTGATCAACACCTACGCTGGCCTGACGGTGCCGCTGATCGCCTCGGCCACCGCCACCTTCCTGTTCCGCCAATTTTTCCTGACGGTGCCCGACGAGCTGGCCGAGGCCGCGCGCATCGACGGCGCCGGGCCGATGCGCTTTTTCAAGGATATCCTGCTGCCGCTGTCCAAGACCAGCATGGCCGCCCTGTTCGTGATCCAGTTCATCTACGGCTGGAACCAGTACCTGTGGCCCCTGATCGCGACCACCAGCGAGGACATGTACCCCATCGTGCTGGGCATCAAGCGGGCCATCTTCGGCGAGATCTACGTCGAGTGGAACGTGGTGATGGCCACCGCCATCCTGGCCATGCTGCCACCGGCGGTGGTGGTGATCCTGATGCAGAAGTGGTTCGTCAAGGGCCTGGTGGATACCGAGAAATAA
- the ugpA gene encoding sn-glycerol-3-phosphate ABC transporter permease UgpA, translating into MEKRVRFKSAWLPWLLVAPQMAIVLVFFFWPAGQTLYQSVLQEDAFGASSQFVGWANFEQLWNDPSYLASARTTAVFSILVAVFGICIALLLAVMANRVVRGALVYRTLLIWPYAVAPVVAGLLWLMMFASPWGVISHLLQALGYDWNHLLNSRDAMTLIVIAAVWKQISYNFLFFLAGLQSVPSSVLEAATIDGATPWRRFWTIVFPLLSPTTFFLLVMNVIYAFFDTFAIVDAATHGGPGKDTAILVYRVYYDGFKALDMGGSAAQSAVLMAVVILLTVFQFRFVEKKVQY; encoded by the coding sequence ATGGAAAAACGCGTTCGCTTCAAGTCGGCCTGGCTGCCCTGGCTGCTGGTGGCCCCGCAGATGGCGATCGTGCTGGTGTTCTTCTTCTGGCCCGCGGGGCAGACCCTGTACCAGAGCGTGCTGCAGGAAGACGCCTTCGGCGCCTCCAGCCAGTTCGTCGGCTGGGCCAACTTCGAGCAGCTGTGGAACGACCCCAGCTACCTGGCGTCGGCACGCACCACCGCCGTGTTCTCCATCCTGGTGGCGGTGTTCGGCATCTGCATCGCGCTGCTGCTGGCGGTGATGGCCAACCGCGTGGTGCGCGGCGCCCTGGTGTACCGCACCCTGCTGATCTGGCCCTACGCCGTGGCGCCCGTGGTGGCCGGCCTGCTGTGGCTGATGATGTTCGCCTCGCCCTGGGGCGTGATCTCGCACCTGCTGCAGGCGCTGGGCTACGACTGGAACCACCTGCTGAACAGCCGCGACGCGATGACGCTGATCGTGATCGCCGCGGTGTGGAAGCAGATTTCCTACAACTTCCTGTTCTTCCTGGCCGGCCTGCAGTCGGTGCCCTCCTCGGTGCTCGAGGCCGCCACCATCGACGGCGCCACGCCCTGGCGGCGCTTCTGGACCATCGTGTTCCCGCTGCTCTCGCCCACCACCTTCTTCCTGCTGGTGATGAACGTGATCTACGCCTTCTTCGACACCTTCGCCATCGTCGACGCCGCCACGCACGGCGGCCCGGGCAAGGACACCGCCATCCTGGTCTACCGCGTGTACTACGACGGCTTCAAGGCGCTGGACATGGGCGGCTCGGCCGCGCAGTCGGCGGTGCTGATGGCGGTGGTGATCCTGCTCACCGTCTTTCAGTTCCGCTTCGTCGAGAAAAAGGTCCAGTACTGA
- the ugpB gene encoding sn-glycerol-3-phosphate ABC transporter substrate-binding protein UgpB encodes MRFKSLALAGAAVLSLGLAGPAHAQTEIQWWHSMGGALGEWVTDLANQFNASQKEYKVVPTFKGSYGESMTAAIAAFRAGNAPDILQVFEVGTATMMYSKGAIKPVAEVMKLANVNFDPKAYVPAVAGYYTAPNGQMLSFPFNSSTAVFYYNKDAFKAAGLDPNKPPKTWPEVALAAGKLKASGHKCPFTTSWISWTQLENFSAWHNVLFSSLNNGFGGLGTRLQVNSPLHLRHFENLAAMAKNGQFVYKGRDNAADATMVSGECAMGTFSAGLLGNLKRNAKFEFGVSTLPYYPDVPGAPQNSVIGGASLWVMSGKKPEVYKGVGKFLAYLSQPEVAAASHQRTGYLPVTKAAYELTEKSGFYKKNPGAEVAVEQMIKKTTDKSRGIRIGNFLQVRTIADEETENIWSGKKTPKEALDAIVKRGNEQLERFQKANGG; translated from the coding sequence ATGCGATTCAAATCCCTGGCGCTGGCTGGCGCCGCCGTCCTGTCCCTCGGCCTGGCCGGGCCCGCGCACGCGCAGACCGAAATCCAGTGGTGGCACTCCATGGGCGGCGCCCTGGGCGAATGGGTGACCGACCTGGCCAACCAGTTCAACGCCAGCCAGAAGGAATACAAGGTGGTGCCCACCTTCAAGGGCAGCTATGGCGAGTCGATGACGGCGGCCATCGCGGCCTTCCGCGCCGGCAACGCGCCCGACATCCTGCAGGTGTTCGAGGTCGGCACCGCCACCATGATGTACAGCAAGGGCGCCATCAAGCCCGTGGCCGAGGTGATGAAGCTGGCCAACGTCAACTTCGACCCCAAGGCCTACGTGCCCGCCGTGGCCGGCTACTACACCGCACCCAACGGGCAGATGCTGAGCTTTCCCTTCAACAGCTCGACGGCGGTGTTCTATTACAACAAGGACGCCTTCAAGGCCGCCGGCCTGGACCCGAACAAGCCGCCCAAGACCTGGCCCGAGGTGGCGCTGGCCGCCGGCAAGCTCAAGGCCTCCGGCCACAAGTGTCCGTTCACCACCAGCTGGATCAGCTGGACGCAGCTGGAGAACTTCTCGGCCTGGCACAACGTGCTGTTCTCCTCGCTCAACAACGGCTTCGGCGGCCTGGGCACGCGGTTGCAGGTCAACAGCCCGCTGCACCTGCGCCACTTCGAGAACCTGGCAGCCATGGCCAAGAACGGCCAGTTCGTCTACAAGGGCCGCGACAACGCGGCCGACGCCACCATGGTCTCGGGCGAATGCGCCATGGGCACGTTCTCGGCCGGCCTGCTGGGCAACCTCAAGCGCAACGCCAAGTTCGAGTTCGGCGTCAGCACCCTGCCCTACTACCCCGACGTGCCCGGCGCGCCGCAGAACTCCGTGATCGGCGGCGCCAGCCTGTGGGTCATGTCGGGCAAGAAGCCTGAGGTGTACAAGGGCGTGGGCAAGTTCCTGGCCTATCTGTCGCAACCCGAAGTGGCCGCCGCCAGCCACCAGCGCACCGGCTACCTGCCGGTGACCAAGGCCGCCTACGAGCTGACCGAAAAGAGCGGCTTCTACAAGAAGAACCCAGGCGCCGAGGTGGCGGTGGAGCAGATGATCAAGAAGACCACCGACAAGTCGCGCGGCATCCGCATCGGCAACTTCCTGCAGGTGCGCACCATCGCCGACGAGGAAACCGAGAACATCTGGTCCGGCAAGAAGACGCCCAAGGAGGCGCTGGACGCCATCGTCAAGCGCGGCAACGAGCAGCTGGAGCGCTTCCAAAAGGCCAACGGCGGCTGA
- the serA gene encoding phosphoglycerate dehydrogenase, translating to MPKTSLDKSKIKFLLLEGIHPHAQEVLRGAGYSQIELLPKALEGDELKHKLADAHFVGIRSRTQLTAEVLAHAPRLVAIGAFCIGTNQIDLKAASQQGIAVFNAPYSNTRSVAELVLAEAILLLRGIPARNAAAHRGGWLKSADDSHEIRGKTLGIVGYGNIGTQLSVLAEGLGMRVIFHDVVTKLPLGNAQQVRSLQELLRAADVVSLHVPQLPSTQWMIGAAEIAALKPGAVFINASRGTVVEIEPLAAALKAGRLAGAAIDVFPAEPKSNKDEFVSPLRGLDHVILTPHIGGSTLEAQANIGLEVAEKLAKYSDNGSTITSVNFPEVALPAHPGKHRILHVHRNVPGVLSAINRVFSDNHINIAAQHLQTNADIGYVVIDLDAESSDVALQHLADVPGTIRCRVLF from the coding sequence ATGCCCAAGACCTCGCTGGACAAGAGCAAGATCAAATTTCTGTTGCTGGAGGGCATACACCCCCACGCCCAGGAGGTGCTGCGCGGCGCCGGCTATTCGCAGATCGAGCTGCTGCCCAAGGCGCTGGAAGGCGATGAGCTGAAGCACAAGCTGGCCGACGCGCACTTCGTGGGCATCCGCTCGCGCACGCAGCTGACGGCCGAGGTGCTGGCGCACGCGCCCAGGCTGGTGGCCATCGGGGCGTTCTGCATCGGCACCAACCAGATCGACCTGAAGGCCGCCAGCCAGCAGGGCATCGCGGTGTTCAACGCGCCGTACTCCAACACCCGCTCGGTGGCCGAGCTGGTGCTGGCCGAGGCCATCCTGCTGCTGCGCGGTATCCCGGCGCGCAACGCGGCGGCGCACCGCGGCGGCTGGCTCAAGAGCGCCGACGATTCGCACGAGATCCGCGGCAAGACGCTGGGCATCGTCGGCTACGGCAACATCGGCACGCAGCTGTCGGTGCTGGCCGAGGGCCTGGGCATGCGCGTGATCTTCCACGACGTGGTCACCAAGCTGCCGCTGGGCAACGCGCAGCAGGTGCGCAGCCTGCAGGAGCTGCTGCGGGCTGCCGACGTGGTCAGCCTGCACGTGCCGCAGCTGCCGTCCACGCAGTGGATGATCGGCGCCGCCGAGATCGCCGCGCTCAAGCCGGGCGCGGTGTTCATCAACGCCTCGCGCGGCACGGTGGTCGAGATCGAGCCGCTGGCCGCGGCGCTGAAGGCCGGCCGGCTGGCGGGCGCGGCCATCGACGTGTTCCCCGCCGAGCCCAAGAGCAACAAGGACGAGTTCGTCTCGCCCCTGCGCGGGCTGGACCACGTGATCCTCACGCCGCACATCGGCGGCTCCACGCTGGAGGCGCAGGCCAACATCGGCCTGGAGGTGGCCGAGAAGCTGGCCAAGTACAGCGACAACGGCAGCACCATCACCTCGGTCAACTTCCCCGAGGTGGCGCTGCCCGCGCACCCCGGCAAGCACCGCATCCTGCACGTGCACCGCAACGTGCCGGGGGTGCTCTCGGCCATCAACCGCGTGTTCTCGGACAACCACATCAACATCGCCGCCCAGCACCTGCAGACCAACGCCGACATCGGCTACGTGGTGATCGACCTGGACGCCGAATCGTCGGACGTGGCGCTGCAACACCTGGCGGACGTTCCGGGCACCATCCGCTGCCGCGTGCTGTTTTAG